In Montipora capricornis isolate CH-2021 chromosome 4, ASM3666992v2, whole genome shotgun sequence, the DNA window TTTTGGGAATAAGTTGGTCAAATTTTCTCTAGTCGCGTTTTGACTTTAAGAAATGGACCCCTGGTAAAAATGGGCCACTGAATCAATTTGCAGTTGTTCTTTCGCCCGTCGCAAGGCAACCAGTTTCTTATCCTTCCCACGGGCTTGTTACACCTTGAACATCTATTGTTGCATAAATAGCAACGCTTTAGGGTTAAAAAAAACGGCATGGGTGGAACTTAATTAATGATTTCATGTGTGCGCAATCTCTGCGATGGCGAATCGACTTCAATGTGGACGAAACGACCGGATACCAGctatacaataattttaatgATGCAATTGCGAACTCATTTCTCTTTTAAGCCTCACAGAAGGTCCTTAATTGCATTAATGCGTTCATTGTTTCTAAAAGCCATCCTGCCCTTCTTTTAACTGCCTTTTCTCAAATCCTAATCTTTCTTTTCAGTACCTTCAATGTGAAAAAAATACTCACtacatttaaaaacatttcttgttttctctttgtCGATACGTTTGCCTCGTTTACTTTTTTGCACACCTCTGAGAATATCTTTTTCCTGATGCTCTTAAAGTACTGGTTCAAACTCAGGATATCATCCAATATCTACGGCATTCAAGGGTAGAAACTAAGGGTTATTAATAGTAATTATTTCAGCAGCACTTTCTAACCTTGTAACCGAATTGTACATTCCTTGATACACAGTTGGCAATGGATAGTTGTTCTTCTTACACAAGTAATAAATTTCAGCCTAAAGAAGATATccaaagaacattttaagacgCTAAAATGAATATATTGAAAGACACAGGGCATATATGACAACCAAATGTCATACATTCTCTTCGGTCCCTTAATAATGTTTTATCAAACAGCTTGGTAaggataaaataataaataacaaaggtTTCGGGCATAAGCCATTTGTCTGAGAGAATAAAGGGCAAACCATCAGAAAATAAGCTCGCAAATCTTTCTTACGGTGGTAAATTTATCTTTATAGAGacgtttgataaaactaaattttcgatcTCCTGTCACCCTAAAACAATTCACTTACCACTTGCCATGCAGCATAATTTGATAAACCAAAAGATTTAAATTTTCCctctaaaacaaaggaaagaaaaattgtgagTGAATGACAAAACTGGATCCATGCCATAACATTGGAAATCGGTAGATTTACTATATCTCATAAGGAAAACACATTTAAGAGATTTAGCCTTCTGTTTACTGCAAATGGTACATGTTGGGccgaaatttgcatttttgccaaaaagcaaaaaaacttttttgatCTTAATCgggaagaagattctcttgtaacttcgcttgctctgatcaagtaatcatgccctcagGCTCTTGATTATAtcaaaagtgccctcgtgattaaggaaaaatgtcctccgtctcagccaatcagcattcagtaattttgccccgtatgagATAAAACATATAAGTTATACTTTTTTAGTGCTTTAACTCTTGAATTAACACATTTTTGCTGATCATTTGCACACCTTTGAGGACACTGGCTCAGTTGAATTAGAACATATACAGTTAAACAATAATCCAACATGGCACGTTTTTTCTGCCAAATGCTCATGCTAAAGCCTCTTTTTGCCACTCCAAATATTGCAAACCGCAGTTTGAATTTTGCCACCAACATTgaaaacgtgatgctaaatatCCCTAGTATTATTACATCTCTCACTGAAGCATGAACTCAAGACGGCATTCATTTTGGGAAATTCAACTGGAAACTAATGTTTTGAAAACTTACCCACAGAACACACGGCATATGTTCAACAAATCTTAACGTACCTTTGTGAAGACGACCGACAGCTTCCAATGTTTCTTCAATGGGTGTCTTGTGATCTGGAGCATGGAGGTAAAATAAATCCACATAGTCTTTTTTCAGTCTTTGAAGTGACACATTCAGCTGTTCCACTACGCTATCATACTTCAACCCTTTAAGAAGCAAACAAGGACAAATGAGGACAAACAACCCACTGTCTGCTAACTGTTTGATATCTTACCATGACTAAATAGTTAACCACTGTCTCAGTAATGAAGAAAACTAATTCCTCGAGTgaactcaaagaaaaaaatgaaagatttgACCATCACGTAACAGACCTCTCTCAGTCCATGGATTGGCCTTCGTAGCAATGAATGCCTAAATAAGAATAATATGACAAAATTGTAAAAGTTCAATGCATGTCCATAAATGTATAGCAGTATTTCTTTAATGTAAAAGCAATGAAACTCATTTTTGCAaccaataataaatttattataaatACCTTGGAGCTGTGAAGGCTGCCAACATTTCCCATGATTTCTTCAGTCTTCCCTCCCGCATacctttcaaaataattaaattaaattaaattaaattaatatatcaaaaaaaattattattatttcttgaaCCTTTCCAAACCCAGTGACCCCTGGGAAGTAACACTTAAGGTTTATATAGTTAATGTTTCTCTGAGACAGGCAAAGTGTGGTATTCTTTCTtgtttttagtaaaaaaaataagggATTTTTACTTGCATTGCTTTGGTGGTGTAGagcagtaacaacaacaaccactatgattaaccctttcaccccagAAGAGGAccccattgaccagtaaaatcatCAGAtggtattagacagagtaaaatctgtaagtgtcactcttaggaaGGAAAAAAGGGGTTAAGAAAGAGCAGTGGTAGTGAATTTCAATCAAGcctgttaaagtgcccctaaccccaaagtgtttttttcgctaaactgaatctttgcacttgttcgaaacgcattgcggcaattttttcctttttctaacaaattctgccattttataggcttcgaaagttgcgaaaatccaagcatcttttgttcacgaccgagtcagaaggggagtgggtctattcctgatgtgacgtcacaaactgatttacattgcattaactctttgtaaacatgcatgcaaagtagattgtgacgtcacatcaggaataggcccattccccttctgactcggtcgtgaactaaagatgcttggattttcgcaactttcgaagcctataaaatggcagaatttgttagaaaaaggaaaaaattgtcgCAATgcatttcgaacaggtgcaaagagtcattttagcgaaaaaaacattttggggttaggggcagtttaaggacagtgcctactattgttattgcgcatacattctgcgcatctccagatactcggatttcctatcgcccatgcttactaatgcagagatatttttgtgctttttaaaactatactgagaaagtatatcttagtaagtactattgatatccaaaaagaatattgggggtatccatgcatttttgatagataattaagcttcaatttgagaaagaacaccatacattgctttgtattttaaaactttttacaagtattattcatgaattatctttgaaaaatgcgtggtcacccccaattttctttttggatttcaataacacttgttaagatctacatttcctgcataatcacacacaacggggaaaaaatatctttaattgatAGGCGCCGtcattaaggtgattccttagtaatagaagttgttgtaacattttctttaaacttttctcaattgttccctacattatgatGAATCGAAATGTGCAactaaaaaaataggtcactaagctcgtttgggagatataacttgctcaagttactcatttaatcattgcaacttcatctatcaaggacaagttgtTCCGTCCGTTCTTGCTACATTTTGCAGGAACatgaagcacagctttgacttaattcttgaaataacaaaacaggtgtattgcattgttcaaaaggaataatttaatgtttgttttatggcacaggtaCACATCTTGAACAGGCACtgagtacaaatattcctcgggtgcgtgatctcaaggagacaattttgtgttcacgagtgatggctacgaatgcTTTTTTCCCTgtaagtttttttaaattttttgtaCAACACAAAGAGGAGGAGTAAGAGAacaaaattatgccaaaaaaaagataggtcaccgacCAAACAgacctttgtttttgttttctcaaatttAGTTTCCAAAGAGTACCAAATCCAATAATCTAATAAAATCAAGGTGAACAAAATTAATCCCTTAAACGTCTTTTGCAAGCAAAACGGTACTATGACTTCCAAGATATAAGAATAACTTTATGGAACTTGAAACATAACATTTACTTACATGTACGCTGTGTCAAAATCATACACACCATTTTCCATGCAGATATTTACAAACTCCTCCACCTGCAATAAATGAATGCAAACTGTCATGAATAAAACACAAAGAGTCATATGAAATTTGACTAATCTGTTGTCTTCCACCTACCTGATCTGTGGCACACTGCCTTCCAAACTCCAAACAGCCAATTGATGTCTTAACAGGGACAGTGACCATCTTgagaaaaatccaaaaaaattaacatttaaaGAGGGGCTTTTACATGATTGGAGGAAGTTGGTAATGTCCCTTTTCCGTGTTGCACAAGAATACTATCAATAACTTCGGATAATTAACCAATCAACCCCTGGGACtgagacttaaggacggtgcctactattgttattgcgcatacgcatactcggatttcctatcggtgcagcttactaatacaggcctgaaaaatccaggacttcaacagggaagtcccgaatttttcaggcttctctacgcaattgcaaaaatgctctcataactgcgaagatcatagcttcacttgattcttTCAATTCTTGTGCAAGTAAGTAAATAccatttttatgaatgaaatCCCCTGCTACAGTACTTGTAAGCTATCTAGGTTCTTAATTGGTTCTTATTTCCTCAAAAGATATCTACTCTATGACCCTCTATGAACCTCTGATGAGGATGCTGATATCTTTATATTTCATAACCttgaaaaataagttttgaagAAGATCTGTGCAGTTTAAAGTGCAATTCAGGTTCCAGTCGCCTGACAGTTTTGGGTCATTTCctaaaataagaacctgtttaatcTTTTAGGCTAACCTGGAAACTTACCCTAACCCCACTAGGGGGggttaaaaatgaaatttttagccgaacaggttcttaaattctaggttcttatatgcgggtgtttactgtattgaatgtattcagcagttaagctgGAAAAAGTAGATGTGTTGAAAGCCAGATACCTTGCTCAAGTGTCGCGTGAAGAGCTTACACGCCGAAAATTTAACAGCGACTTCGACGAAAGCTGACACCTTTCCACAGAAAAGCATGAGTGCACCAGTACAAGTGTGAATTCGTTCCCAGGTCTCATCGTTTCCTTAAGCACTCGTGAAAAGTCCCCGCGCGGTCGATCAGTAGCTCCGAATTTTACGATTATATTAcaaattatatttatatttatattttttatatttttatgacGATAAAATTCCTAACTATTCCAAGTTTTATTTTTGATCTCTGCGTATACACTACAGTATACGTATACGTATACAGTATACGTATACACCTTAGTGCGTCAGGATAAACAGTGTTATAATTGGACGCCGTCTAAAGAGCTGATAGACACAGTGCGTTTTGGACAGTGCCATTCCCGGTACACCGCACGACTGAACAATGCTTCAGAGCAGAACTCCACCGTCTCAACCATCACTCTCTCTGACTATGACGTTGTTGACGTAGTTGATAGTGCGTAATGAAGAGGAGGAGCCCTGGTTTGTTAATAACATTATTCAGTTTTTGTTGAAAGACATTTGTTAATAAACTTCGTGAATTAATCTCACTGCTTGATTTAATACAAGTTTATGAGTTATGACCATAGAGTGATGTACGTCATATAGGGTTTTAGCACTCGATATAATCGATATTCGTTTCTAGACCCCTTCCTTCCACGTTCGGATGGGACCTGGGGACAAGATCGGCAACCTAGGTTCCAGGCTCTCTGTTGATATCTGATAAAAAGGTGACATTCGGTGAAATCTGCGGTCATTTGGTGAAATCTGGGGACCGAattagtgaaatccaaaaaatcAGAGTGGCAACATTGAAGCCAGGTCAGTGTTAACCtacgatcaggcgtacttttccttagacatggtgggaaaaggtacgcctgatacaatttcttaacgagtcgtctggtcgtagtccagaatctggactttactctgattggccgaaaaacaatagagcttttggagcctcgctccgattggttacagaattgttaatcatacttcttgtaaatcggttaacagctgatgaaattatggcCGCCAAGAAGGATTtcaacacgagtgatgtttaggctctgtttacagctgctgttgcttcgacttcagatttttttcaaaaacctttaaaggaagagcggagaaaatgcatccgaagaatggtttgaGTAAAAGAAGACATTACAGTTGTACTTCCTACGTGATTTCGCAATAGTGTTATTAATacaggaccgaaaattctagaagaaaatgcatcgttcttcttccaccaactcgaaaacgtttgtagttgtggcaagtcctttaaaatatattcggaagcaacaagttgcgaatccaaaaagaaccgaatagaactttagggctgccacattcggggaatcagccgagcttgacagagaaattcgacactgtttacggaatcgctgaacaatctgaacacacttctaacgaaatgatagctgagtagctgctgctgaaaaactagaatttctcaaagtccattttcctcatatctatttttatagcatcttttattggcatctcaaatgttcgagtttaaataaagtttattgtactgttgattgcgcctgatgatgacatgaagaattcgggctttttctgccgttttatctcgaaattctttgttcct includes these proteins:
- the LOC138047549 gene encoding aflatoxin B1 aldehyde reductase member 2-like isoform X2, giving the protein MLFCGKVSAFVEVAVKFSACKLFTRHLSKMVTVPVKTSIGCLEFGRQCATDQVEEFVNICMENGVYDFDTAYMYAGGKTEEIMGNVGSLHSSKAFIATKANPWTERDHKTPIEETLEAVGRLHKEGKFKSFGLSNYAAWQVAEIYYLCKKNNYPLPTVYQGMYNSVTRQVEGELFPCLRRFGIAFYAYNPLAGGLLTGKHRFEDRESSTIQYGRYAGAGSWVDVYLKRYWKKHLFNSIDKLRVTLDSTYGVGKVSLIDASLRWMYHHSKMDGANGDAVIIGASSVKHLKENLESTKHGPLHQDVVEVFDEAWSEIQGDCPLYFR
- the LOC138047549 gene encoding aflatoxin B1 aldehyde reductase member 4-like isoform X1 translates to MLFCGKVSAFVEVAVKFSACKLFTRHLSKMVTVPVKTSIGCLEFGRQCATDQVEEFVNICMENGVYDFDTAYMYAGGKTEEIMGNVGSLHSSKAFIATKANPWTERGLKYDSVVEQLNVSLQRLKKDYVDLFYLHAPDHKTPIEETLEAVGRLHKEGKFKSFGLSNYAAWQVAEIYYLCKKNNYPLPTVYQGMYNSVTRQVEGELFPCLRRFGIAFYAYNPLAGGLLTGKHRFEDRESSTIQYGRYAGAGSWVDVYLKRYWKKHLFNSIDKLRVTLDSTYGVGKVSLIDASLRWMYHHSKMDGANGDAVIIGASSVKHLKENLESTKHGPLHQDVVEVFDEAWSEIQGDCPLYFR